In Acaryochloris marina S15, a single genomic region encodes these proteins:
- a CDS encoding thiol-disulfide oxidoreductase DCC family protein, translating into MATPQLSNQTASQPVSIQQPIVFFDGECVMCNGFVDILLKVDPLGTILIAPLQGQTARQYLPPLPIDREAWSIYYRDESELYDQSDAFIQVCKRLGGVWSVFNAISLIPRTGRDRIYRFIACNRYRLFGRRATCRMPSESERKRFLP; encoded by the coding sequence ATGGCGACACCGCAACTTTCAAATCAGACGGCCAGCCAGCCGGTCTCTATTCAGCAGCCCATTGTGTTTTTTGATGGGGAATGTGTGATGTGTAATGGCTTTGTCGACATCCTACTGAAAGTCGATCCTCTAGGAACCATCCTGATTGCCCCTTTACAGGGTCAAACAGCCAGACAGTATTTACCCCCATTGCCCATAGATCGGGAAGCCTGGTCGATTTACTATCGGGATGAGAGTGAGCTGTACGATCAGTCCGATGCGTTTATTCAAGTCTGTAAGCGTTTGGGTGGTGTTTGGTCAGTCTTCAATGCTATTAGTTTGATTCCGCGAACAGGTCGCGATCGCATTTATCGTTTCATTGCTTGTAATCGTTATCGCCTATTTGGACGACGAGCCACCTGCCGCATGCCCAGTGAATCAGAACGGAAACGGTTTCTCCCCTAA